In Halobacterium sp. R2-5, the following are encoded in one genomic region:
- a CDS encoding NAD+ synthase yields the protein MTAPDTIAPLDLRFSESELAARRDRIQSFIRETVEAAGADRCVLGLSGGIDSTTVAHLAVDELGTDAVHGLVMPGEVSSEQNMSDAERVAEDLDIEYDVAEIDPVVDLLTELYPEAEGDQVAVGNARARTRAVLNYLVANHENGVVLGTGNRTEALVGYFTKYGDGAVDCHPIGNLYKMQVRQLARDLGVDEDLVTKTPTAELWADQTDEGELGVDYDTIDAVLALHVDGNVPARATADVLGVRDGVVETVRGLYERSEHKRAVPPSP from the coding sequence ATGACTGCGCCAGACACGATAGCGCCGCTGGACTTGCGGTTCTCGGAGTCGGAGTTGGCGGCGCGCCGCGACCGCATCCAGTCGTTCATCCGGGAGACCGTGGAGGCGGCGGGCGCGGACCGCTGCGTGCTCGGGCTCTCCGGGGGTATCGACTCGACGACCGTCGCGCACCTCGCCGTGGACGAGCTCGGGACGGACGCCGTCCACGGGCTCGTGATGCCGGGGGAGGTGTCCAGCGAGCAGAACATGAGCGACGCCGAGCGCGTCGCCGAAGACCTCGACATCGAGTACGACGTCGCGGAGATCGACCCCGTCGTCGACCTGCTCACGGAGCTCTACCCGGAAGCGGAGGGTGACCAGGTCGCCGTCGGGAACGCTCGCGCGCGGACGCGAGCGGTGCTGAACTACCTCGTCGCGAACCACGAGAACGGCGTGGTGCTCGGCACCGGGAACCGGACGGAGGCGCTCGTCGGCTACTTCACGAAGTACGGGGACGGCGCGGTCGACTGCCACCCCATCGGGAACCTCTACAAGATGCAGGTCCGTCAGCTCGCCCGCGACCTCGGCGTCGACGAGGACCTCGTGACGAAGACGCCGACCGCGGAGCTGTGGGCCGACCAGACCGACGAGGGCGAGCTCGGCGTCGACTACGACACGATCGACGCGGTGCTGGCGCTCCACGTCGACGGGAACGTTCCGGCGCGCGCGACCGCAGACGTTCTGGGCGTTCGCGACGGCGTCGTGGAGACGGTACGCGGGCTCTACGAGCGCAGCGAGCACAAGCGCGCGGTGCCGCCCTCTCCCTAG
- a CDS encoding glutathione S-transferase N-terminal domain-containing protein — protein MLELYQSEGCPYSAKVREKLSELGVSYVAHNPRLPGDQGGDVTNEQAHDELQAGGNDEIPYLVDTTREEALYGSDDIVDYLDEHYA, from the coding sequence ATGCTGGAACTGTACCAGTCGGAGGGCTGTCCGTACTCCGCGAAGGTCCGCGAGAAGCTCTCCGAACTCGGCGTCTCCTACGTCGCCCACAACCCCCGGCTGCCGGGCGATCAGGGTGGCGACGTCACCAACGAACAGGCCCACGACGAACTGCAGGCCGGCGGCAACGACGAGATACCGTACCTCGTCGACACCACCCGTGAAGAGGCGTTGTACGGCAGCGACGACATCGTCGACTACCTCGACGAACACTACGCCTGA
- a CDS encoding inorganic phosphate transporter yields the protein MTGTLLAVGVLIACFVAYNVGGSTTGPAFGPAVGAGAISKVGAAALMSVCFFAGAWTLGRRVVDTLGEGLLADPGVFTLPVSITVLFFVGGALLVGNLSGAPASTSMTAVGAIVGLGLAADSVNWAVVGEIASWWLVSPAIGFWVSVMIGRYGYSRVDRVFAIDQTDGPLLDVEWTGPLPRPALGPNTTRREFVGTLVVVAIGCLMAFSSGTSNVANAVAPLVGSGELGMNTAILVGSAAVAVGAFTIARRTMETLGNDITDLPLTAAIVVAVVSSTIVVSLSAVGIPASFVVIATMSIVGLGWGQATRTFTVADAVRGRASPRVSVGALTDDDAPTVGDPEVAGEDATSDIGEDAPEDLPDSSELFDPSTTVRVVAMQNLVPVAATVGSFLAFELAFF from the coding sequence GTGACAGGTACGCTGCTCGCTGTCGGCGTACTCATCGCGTGTTTCGTCGCGTACAACGTCGGCGGGTCGACGACGGGACCCGCGTTCGGGCCGGCCGTGGGCGCGGGCGCCATCTCGAAGGTGGGCGCCGCCGCGCTCATGTCGGTCTGCTTCTTCGCGGGCGCGTGGACGCTTGGCCGCCGGGTCGTGGACACGCTCGGCGAGGGTCTGCTCGCCGACCCCGGCGTGTTCACGCTCCCGGTGAGCATCACCGTCCTGTTCTTCGTCGGCGGCGCGCTCCTCGTCGGCAACCTCTCGGGCGCGCCCGCGTCGACGTCGATGACCGCGGTGGGCGCCATCGTCGGCCTCGGGCTCGCTGCCGACAGCGTGAACTGGGCGGTCGTCGGGGAGATCGCGAGCTGGTGGCTGGTGTCCCCGGCGATCGGCTTCTGGGTGTCCGTGATGATCGGGCGGTACGGCTACTCGCGCGTCGACCGCGTGTTCGCCATCGACCAGACCGACGGCCCGCTGCTCGACGTCGAGTGGACCGGCCCGCTCCCGCGGCCCGCGCTCGGTCCGAACACTACCCGCCGCGAGTTCGTGGGGACGCTCGTCGTCGTCGCCATCGGCTGCCTGATGGCGTTCAGCTCGGGGACGAGCAACGTCGCGAACGCCGTCGCGCCGCTCGTCGGGAGCGGCGAACTCGGCATGAACACCGCCATCCTCGTCGGCTCCGCCGCCGTCGCGGTGGGCGCGTTCACGATCGCGCGGCGCACGATGGAGACGCTCGGCAACGACATCACCGACCTCCCGCTCACCGCGGCCATCGTCGTCGCCGTCGTCAGCTCCACTATCGTCGTCTCGCTGTCGGCGGTCGGCATCCCCGCGAGCTTCGTCGTCATCGCCACCATGTCCATCGTCGGCCTCGGCTGGGGGCAGGCGACCCGGACGTTCACCGTCGCGGACGCCGTGCGCGGCCGGGCGTCCCCGCGGGTGTCTGTCGGCGCGCTCACCGACGACGACGCACCCACCGTCGGCGACCCGGAGGTTGCGGGCGAGGACGCGACCAGCGACATCGGCGAGGACGCCCCCGAGGACCTCCCGGACAGCTCCGAGCTGTTCGACCCGTCGACGACCGTCCGCGTCGTCGCGATGCAGAACCTCGTCCCCGTCGCCGCCACCGTCGGGTCGTTCCTCGCGTTCGAACTCGCGTTCTTCTGA
- a CDS encoding enoyl-CoA hydratase/isomerase family protein, with product MLRVTDGDAVRVATLDRPTVRNALTPDALDDLRDAVTDADQPVVYVHGAGDAFCAGADLDVVRGLDGPRGEAFARRGQRTMNAIEDSDSVVVAGVDGAARGGGVELALACDVRVCTPDATFAEPGVSLGVFGAWGGTRRLSEAVGATHAADLSLSGRTIDAETARDVGLVSRVAADPREVAEEIAANDPAALRELTGLLSMDASREESDRAEADAFARLLADDPFEN from the coding sequence ATGCTCCGCGTGACAGACGGTGACGCCGTCCGCGTCGCCACTCTCGACAGGCCGACCGTCCGGAACGCGCTCACGCCCGACGCCCTCGACGACCTTCGGGACGCGGTGACCGACGCCGACCAGCCGGTGGTGTACGTCCACGGCGCGGGCGACGCGTTCTGCGCGGGGGCGGACCTCGACGTCGTCCGTGGTTTGGACGGCCCGCGGGGCGAGGCGTTCGCGCGCCGCGGCCAGCGAACGATGAACGCGATCGAGGACAGTGACAGCGTCGTCGTCGCCGGTGTCGACGGCGCGGCCCGCGGTGGCGGCGTCGAACTCGCACTCGCCTGCGACGTCCGCGTCTGCACGCCGGACGCGACGTTCGCCGAGCCAGGCGTCTCCCTCGGCGTGTTCGGCGCGTGGGGCGGCACCCGCCGGCTCTCCGAGGCTGTCGGCGCCACGCACGCCGCGGACCTCTCGCTGTCCGGCCGCACAATCGACGCCGAGACGGCTCGCGACGTCGGCCTCGTCTCCAGAGTCGCCGCGGACCCGCGCGAGGTCGCCGAGGAGATCGCGGCCAACGACCCCGCGGCGTTGCGCGAGCTTACGGGCCTGCTCTCGATGGACGCGAGCCGCGAGGAATCAGACCGCGCGGAAGCCGACGCGTTCGCCCGCCTGCTCGCCGACGACCCGTTCGAGAACTAG